One genomic window of Leptospira paudalimensis includes the following:
- the gspD gene encoding type II secretion system secretin GspD has translation MRNRLPIVILCICLYLIVTPNFSQEKGKPKAKTSQEPASFTADWRDTELKDFLMGMSAIIKKNILIDDAVKGKKITIISQKRVRIEDAFGFMKSVLETQGFGLIEENDLIKVVKIKDALAKSQIVRIGKEPVSESEVALNKTITQIVPLEFSNAIELEPILKRVTSPDTDIIIPKNQNTLIFSGSTADINKLLKLVDNLDVRADGPGSISSAGDIHIYTLEYNEAEKLAAILVKLDMPDAPVAPTQGPPGEAGQEAKQTPPPQQNPQAQRVPGKQDKIKAVAHKESNSLIVTATPQEWEEIKKIIKILDTPRKQVLLEVLIVELSSTDLNDFGIDWRYQELAYGQFNTGLAAQGGVIDKNGRPTNVNTLSGFSLGFIRRGGQQIIGILNANSTNENFNVLSAPQILTLDNQEAEINVGQDVPVRTQNRNAGLGGDNAVTVANFEYRPTGIKLKFTPHINKNNRITLDLYQEIKNVAGISSEATGGNPTFNKRDIKTTIVVDNIQTIVIGGLLSNDKQKKVQKIPILGEIPLLGTLFRRTTNQNRKTNLMVFLTPHILDDRDKSDRMTIQKKNEQERMVDEREKKLR, from the coding sequence ATGAGAAATCGTCTCCCAATCGTTATACTATGCATTTGCCTTTATTTAATCGTGACACCCAATTTCTCACAGGAGAAAGGGAAACCAAAAGCAAAAACTTCCCAAGAACCAGCAAGTTTTACAGCAGATTGGCGAGACACGGAACTCAAAGACTTCCTTATGGGAATGAGTGCCATCATCAAAAAGAACATCTTAATTGATGATGCAGTGAAAGGTAAAAAAATCACAATCATCTCTCAGAAACGTGTGCGAATTGAAGATGCGTTTGGATTTATGAAGTCCGTTTTAGAAACACAGGGTTTTGGTCTCATAGAAGAAAACGATTTGATCAAAGTTGTTAAAATTAAAGATGCACTTGCGAAATCTCAAATTGTTAGGATTGGAAAAGAACCTGTTTCTGAATCAGAAGTTGCATTAAACAAAACTATTACTCAAATTGTTCCATTAGAATTTTCAAATGCGATCGAACTTGAGCCCATTCTCAAACGAGTGACAAGCCCTGATACTGATATTATCATTCCTAAAAACCAAAACACTCTTATCTTTTCTGGATCAACTGCTGACATTAACAAGTTACTAAAGTTAGTTGATAATTTAGATGTAAGAGCTGATGGACCAGGGTCCATTTCTTCTGCGGGTGACATCCATATTTATACATTGGAATACAATGAAGCAGAAAAACTTGCAGCCATTCTTGTCAAATTGGATATGCCAGATGCACCTGTGGCTCCAACACAAGGGCCACCTGGAGAAGCGGGTCAAGAAGCAAAACAAACTCCTCCTCCACAACAAAATCCCCAAGCACAAAGAGTGCCTGGTAAACAAGATAAAATCAAAGCGGTTGCCCATAAAGAATCAAACTCTCTCATAGTAACGGCAACCCCACAAGAATGGGAAGAAATCAAAAAGATCATAAAAATATTAGATACCCCAAGAAAACAGGTGTTACTCGAGGTACTCATTGTGGAACTCAGTTCCACAGATCTAAATGATTTTGGTATCGATTGGCGTTACCAAGAACTTGCCTATGGACAGTTTAACACTGGTCTTGCGGCACAAGGTGGTGTGATCGATAAAAACGGTAGACCAACAAACGTAAACACTCTTTCTGGATTTTCACTTGGGTTTATCAGACGGGGTGGACAACAAATCATTGGTATCTTAAACGCAAACTCAACGAATGAAAACTTCAATGTATTGTCTGCTCCGCAAATTTTGACCTTGGACAACCAAGAAGCAGAAATTAATGTGGGTCAGGACGTTCCAGTACGAACCCAAAATAGAAATGCGGGACTTGGGGGTGACAACGCGGTTACAGTGGCAAACTTTGAATACCGCCCAACAGGGATTAAACTCAAATTCACTCCTCACATCAATAAAAACAACCGAATCACTCTTGATTTGTACCAAGAAATCAAAAACGTAGCAGGGATTTCTTCAGAAGCAACTGGAGGAAACCCAACCTTCAATAAACGTGATATCAAAACTACCATTGTTGTGGACAATATCCAAACCATTGTGATTGGAGGACTTCTTTCCAATGACAAACAGAAAAAAGTACAAAAAATCCCAATTTTAGGTGAGATCCCACTCCTTGGAACTTTGTTTCGCCGCACTACCAATCAAAATCGAAAAACCAATTTGATGGTATTTTTAACTCCGCATATTCTAGATGATCGAGATAAATCGGATCGTATGACCATCCAAAAGAAAAATGAACAAGAAAGGATGGTGGATGAACGAGAAAAGAAACTGAGATGA
- a CDS encoding general secretion pathway protein GspC: MNLILQRIQSSQFLTLIPVVLLFSFSLAYLLKLVLLLLFSTETGMNVGSQVRPKQTRQEVILAVSTYEDMVTGNLIRGQVFDPNDATKRGADGSPLDPEIAQDNGDDDQMLVTGTLSGHWSFARVTIREKQNNDSEEYGVGEMVGGYKVQTIEQHYVVLKKGGLSLRVNIGETPAQAKERIRPKDAAAVSNLGPSSQTIQKVLSREDVNRKLKDPNTIYKNARFGPHLVDGKIEGYKIYQVAKDHVFYSLGARGGDIIKRVNGMPLNETEKMLEIWGSIKQAPKITVDLERQGKIITYEFIIRN; the protein is encoded by the coding sequence ATGAATTTAATCCTTCAAAGAATCCAATCGAGTCAGTTTTTAACATTGATTCCGGTGGTTTTGTTATTTTCGTTTTCCCTTGCGTACTTATTAAAACTTGTCCTTCTCCTTTTATTTTCTACTGAAACTGGGATGAATGTAGGAAGCCAAGTCCGTCCCAAACAAACAAGACAAGAAGTGATCCTTGCTGTTAGTACCTATGAAGATATGGTGACTGGGAACCTCATACGAGGTCAGGTGTTTGATCCAAACGATGCCACAAAACGGGGTGCGGACGGAAGTCCCCTTGACCCTGAAATCGCCCAAGACAATGGAGATGATGACCAGATGCTTGTCACAGGTACTTTGTCTGGCCACTGGTCCTTTGCACGGGTCACCATTCGGGAAAAACAAAACAACGATTCGGAAGAATATGGTGTAGGTGAAATGGTAGGTGGTTACAAAGTCCAAACCATTGAACAACACTACGTGGTGCTTAAAAAAGGAGGCCTTAGTCTTCGAGTCAATATCGGGGAAACTCCAGCGCAAGCTAAAGAGAGAATCCGGCCAAAAGATGCGGCGGCTGTCTCCAATTTGGGTCCTTCGAGCCAAACCATTCAAAAAGTTCTATCCAGAGAAGATGTCAATCGTAAGCTAAAAGACCCGAACACTATTTACAAAAATGCAAGGTTTGGTCCTCATTTGGTAGACGGAAAGATCGAGGGTTACAAAATCTATCAGGTGGCAAAAGACCATGTCTTTTATTCACTTGGCGCGCGTGGTGGTGATATCATCAAACGAGTTAATGGAATGCCACTCAATGAAACAGAGAAAATGTTGGAAATTTGGGGTTCAATCAAACAGGCTCCGAAAATTACAGTGGATTTAGAACGACAAGGCAAAATTATCACATATGAATTTATCATTCGGAATTAA
- a CDS encoding peptidoglycan DD-metalloendopeptidase family protein, whose protein sequence is MKVLRLVTFVLLFVGGTGLSANPFQKIHQEINDSLPSGDGTVFRLFSNQSQESEVHKLFAVGVNQTSEEEEVELASLDLPKYIDVSPVVSNTVVHESGIVVKKYTVQKKDNLSKIARSFSIDVAKLKKANSLTNDQLKVGQVLEVPVQVKNASSSRVVLKKIFILPVPQSRVTSRFGRRVDPFNKYNRVYHSGLDLAAKVGAPVLSAADGEVVFTGRNGGYGNSVTIQHKNGYKTVYAHCSQILVEVGETVKMGRVVALVGRTGTATGAHLHFEVFRNGKIMNPESALGMTEKHVTKLPKSEVAGM, encoded by the coding sequence GTGAAGGTTCTTCGGTTGGTAACATTCGTTTTGTTGTTCGTAGGGGGGACTGGTCTTTCTGCCAATCCATTCCAAAAAATCCACCAAGAAATTAATGATAGCCTTCCTTCTGGGGATGGAACTGTATTTCGCCTTTTTAGTAACCAATCCCAAGAATCGGAAGTTCACAAATTATTCGCAGTTGGTGTGAACCAAACATCGGAAGAAGAAGAAGTGGAACTTGCTTCTCTTGACCTTCCCAAATACATTGATGTTTCCCCTGTTGTCAGTAACACAGTCGTTCATGAATCAGGGATTGTTGTGAAAAAATACACCGTCCAAAAAAAGGACAATCTTTCGAAAATTGCCCGTTCCTTTTCCATCGATGTTGCGAAATTGAAGAAAGCAAATTCCCTTACGAATGACCAACTAAAAGTAGGGCAAGTACTAGAAGTGCCTGTCCAAGTCAAAAATGCTTCTTCTTCCAGAGTTGTTTTAAAAAAGATTTTCATTTTACCTGTGCCACAAAGCCGAGTTACATCTCGTTTTGGACGCCGTGTGGACCCGTTTAACAAATACAACCGGGTGTACCACTCTGGACTTGATCTTGCTGCGAAAGTGGGGGCACCCGTCCTTTCAGCTGCCGATGGTGAAGTTGTATTTACGGGCCGAAATGGTGGGTATGGAAATTCCGTGACCATCCAACACAAAAATGGGTATAAAACAGTTTACGCCCATTGTTCTCAGATTTTAGTTGAGGTTGGGGAAACGGTGAAGATGGGCAGGGTAGTAGCACTTGTCGGTAGGACAGGAACAGCTACTGGGGCACATTTGCATTTTGAAGTGTTCCGAAACGGGAAAATTATGAATCCTGAATCAGCTCTTGGCATGACAGAAAAACATGTCACAAAACTTCCCAAATCTGAAGTAGCTGGAATGTAA
- a CDS encoding type II secretion system-associated lipoprotein, with amino-acid sequence MRVFPLVLVLVFSHCSQRLIKKEKLREINEFYDGKTYALRDEIKFSQTEVWKKGTLVKIYIESTPSLLKLKVYPIQESRESSVGKLADYIINDDVKKREYDLADVEEWVNQKFTLVEQNAKKTKK; translated from the coding sequence ATTCGTGTATTTCCCCTCGTTCTTGTCCTTGTGTTCAGCCACTGTTCACAACGACTGATCAAAAAAGAAAAGTTAAGGGAGATCAATGAATTCTATGATGGAAAAACATACGCGCTGCGTGATGAGATCAAATTTTCCCAAACGGAAGTTTGGAAAAAAGGTACCCTCGTTAAGATCTACATCGAATCAACTCCCTCTCTTTTAAAACTTAAGGTCTACCCAATCCAAGAGTCTCGTGAGTCTTCGGTGGGAAAACTTGCAGACTATATCATCAATGATGATGTGAAAAAAAGAGAATATGACTTGGCGGATGTGGAAGAGTGGGTGAACCAGAAATTCACACTCGTAGAACAAAACGCCAAAAAAACAAAGAAATAA
- a CDS encoding ATP-binding protein yields the protein MDQKRFIPPLFHVSPKRAEVGSLLYEWNGTKEIQVEVGIRRGFPQFQILGNVPQEAKEARDRIRLAIEASSYDFPIETIIINVKPTHIQKRKISLDLAVAVGILQATGQIPIPDPNILYLGNLGLDGSLVGGKELLPFLWQRAKEEKKILCIPTSLQLFPLPEGEYYFLSHLQDLESIGNQKPEIRNQTFDTNHTLDWEEVLLNPYQMKVFQGLLYAILGNHHSILLGSPGVGKTMLHRLLEPLLPPRIPSFYKNTGSWTSKGEFEVPTNKPSFRSPHHSTTEVGLIGGGLPYQPGEITKAEGGILFLDEALEFKDRILESLRMPMEDSYLEITRMNEVTKIKTDFTLLLSSNPCPCGNYQSQNHCHCSLQKIRLYLQKISGAFIDRITIFQTLFETSDERNIRLEEIRLKQIVKEKFSFQKEKSIPSEEPLSILKQLEIGKDTKHLSLRKKKQIVSLARTIADWNLSPRTKEVHIQEALDYTLGYQWIYSLG from the coding sequence TTGGACCAAAAGCGATTCATTCCACCTCTTTTCCATGTGAGCCCCAAACGAGCAGAAGTTGGAAGTTTGTTATATGAATGGAATGGAACAAAAGAAATCCAAGTCGAAGTCGGGATTAGGAGGGGTTTCCCCCAGTTTCAAATCTTGGGCAATGTCCCACAAGAGGCAAAGGAAGCCAGAGACCGCATCCGTTTGGCCATAGAGGCCTCTTCCTATGATTTTCCTATCGAAACCATCATCATCAATGTAAAACCCACACACATCCAAAAGAGGAAGATTTCCCTGGATTTGGCAGTTGCGGTTGGAATCTTACAAGCAACTGGCCAAATCCCAATTCCAGACCCAAACATCCTCTATTTGGGAAACTTGGGCCTTGATGGTAGCCTCGTCGGAGGAAAAGAACTTCTCCCATTCCTTTGGCAAAGGGCAAAAGAAGAAAAAAAAATCCTTTGTATTCCGACGAGTTTACAACTCTTTCCGTTACCAGAAGGTGAGTATTATTTCCTTTCCCACTTACAAGATTTAGAATCGATCGGAAACCAAAAACCGGAAATTCGAAACCAAACATTCGATACAAATCACACACTAGATTGGGAGGAAGTACTCTTAAATCCTTATCAGATGAAAGTCTTCCAAGGTTTGTTATATGCCATTCTCGGTAACCACCATAGCATTTTACTTGGTAGTCCTGGTGTGGGCAAAACCATGTTACACAGGTTACTCGAACCGCTCCTTCCACCTCGGATCCCTTCTTTCTACAAGAACACTGGAAGTTGGACATCAAAAGGTGAATTTGAGGTTCCCACAAACAAACCTTCCTTTCGTTCACCTCACCATTCTACCACCGAAGTGGGGTTAATTGGTGGTGGACTTCCCTACCAACCTGGCGAAATCACAAAAGCAGAAGGAGGAATATTATTCTTAGATGAAGCTCTCGAATTTAAAGACCGAATCTTAGAGAGTTTACGAATGCCCATGGAAGATTCTTATCTTGAAATCACGAGGATGAATGAAGTGACAAAAATCAAAACAGATTTCACTCTCCTACTTTCTTCGAATCCTTGCCCTTGTGGAAATTACCAAAGCCAAAACCATTGCCATTGTTCCTTACAAAAAATTCGATTGTACCTTCAAAAAATTAGCGGAGCTTTTATCGATCGTATCACTATATTCCAAACACTCTTTGAAACTTCTGATGAACGTAATATACGATTGGAAGAAATTCGATTAAAACAAATCGTAAAAGAAAAATTCAGTTTTCAAAAGGAAAAATCCATTCCTTCCGAAGAACCACTTTCTATATTGAAACAATTGGAAATAGGTAAAGATACAAAACATTTATCCTTACGAAAGAAAAAACAAATTGTTTCTCTCGCAAGGACGATTGCAGATTGGAACCTCTCCCCTAGAACAAAGGAAGTACATATTCAAGAGGCTTTGGATTATACTTTGGGATACCAGTGGATTTATAGCCTAGGATGA
- a CDS encoding YraN family protein, which translates to MNKTTIGKLGETFARDFLESQGHTILFLNYRKRIGEIDIISLTNETLHCSEVKTWNEKNGFHPKECLHVTKRDRMRKVYFHLLQEIPAFYHLTPSFNLLHITEKKEVRFYSSIF; encoded by the coding sequence TTGAATAAAACAACGATTGGAAAACTCGGGGAAACGTTTGCTCGTGATTTTTTAGAATCCCAAGGCCATACGATTCTCTTCCTAAATTACCGAAAACGGATCGGTGAAATTGACATAATTAGTCTTACGAACGAAACCCTTCATTGTTCGGAAGTCAAAACTTGGAATGAAAAAAATGGGTTTCATCCAAAGGAATGCCTTCATGTGACAAAACGTGATCGAATGCGGAAGGTGTATTTTCATTTATTACAGGAAATTCCTGCTTTTTACCACCTAACACCTAGTTTTAATTTGCTCCATATCACCGAAAAAAAGGAAGTGCGTTTTTATTCGTCAATCTTCTAA
- a CDS encoding HD-GYP domain-containing protein: MRKISIRDLEAGSKFTKSLYLDKDTVFVGADQPITQQDLDRLVQFGITFILTDGEKVTADQNDKSSATSGPGYFDTNLPFYQDDENSTRYKYLLEKANSSKVEFNAVFKDCFDLVQKTYKSASEGRYTEIREFREIAERIADHTKTNAQIPILLLSHSHSGYYLYTHICYATFFSVMLGNFLEFSRPKLIDLALASLFADIGMVTVPEEVSEKKGNLTELDLKTIKRHPVTGYQILTQRLKLKNSLAIVALQHHEALDGSGYPQRILANQIEELTKVFMIADQFAAMIHPRPYRAAILPYEAMKIMISENVNRFDLKMVRLFLNKLSMFPVGSGVVLSDLRMGMVIESNKDKPLRPVIRVTKDADGKRLKHLEFVDLMKDLNLYIQQAIPFSQIY, from the coding sequence ATGCGGAAAATCTCCATACGTGACTTAGAAGCTGGTTCTAAGTTTACCAAGTCTCTTTACCTGGATAAGGATACTGTTTTTGTTGGAGCCGACCAACCTATCACACAACAAGACTTAGACCGCCTCGTGCAATTTGGAATCACGTTTATCCTAACTGATGGAGAAAAAGTCACAGCGGATCAAAATGACAAATCCTCTGCTACGAGTGGGCCTGGTTATTTTGATACCAACCTTCCATTTTACCAAGATGATGAAAACTCCACTCGGTATAAATACCTTTTAGAAAAGGCTAATTCATCCAAGGTTGAATTTAATGCAGTATTCAAAGATTGTTTTGACTTAGTTCAAAAAACTTATAAATCAGCATCGGAAGGTCGTTATACGGAAATCCGAGAGTTCAGAGAAATTGCAGAACGAATAGCCGATCACACTAAAACTAACGCACAGATTCCGATTTTACTTTTATCGCATTCCCACTCGGGGTATTACCTGTATACTCATATTTGTTATGCGACGTTTTTTTCAGTGATGTTAGGAAACTTCTTAGAGTTCTCAAGACCCAAACTCATTGATTTGGCCCTTGCTTCTCTTTTTGCTGACATCGGAATGGTCACTGTCCCTGAAGAAGTTTCTGAAAAAAAAGGCAATCTTACAGAACTAGATTTAAAGACCATCAAACGCCACCCAGTCACAGGATACCAAATCCTTACCCAAAGGTTAAAATTAAAGAACTCACTGGCGATTGTTGCTTTGCAACACCATGAAGCACTGGATGGATCAGGTTACCCACAACGGATCCTTGCCAACCAAATTGAAGAACTCACAAAGGTTTTTATGATTGCCGACCAATTTGCGGCTATGATCCACCCAAGGCCCTACCGTGCCGCCATCCTTCCTTATGAAGCGATGAAGATCATGATCAGTGAAAATGTGAACCGTTTTGATTTAAAAATGGTAAGGCTCTTTTTAAATAAACTTTCTATGTTCCCAGTGGGTTCCGGGGTTGTACTTTCTGACCTCAGAATGGGTATGGTGATTGAATCCAATAAAGACAAACCGCTAAGACCTGTTATCCGAGTCACAAAGGATGCAGATGGCAAACGACTCAAACATCTGGAATTTGTAGATTTAATGAAAGATTTAAATTTATACATCCAACAAGCCATTCCATTCTCTCAGATCTATTAG
- a CDS encoding EscU/YscU/HrcU family type III secretion system export apparatus switch protein codes for MKKKMVALAYNPKEQMAPKVVAKAEGNLANHLVRIAEEAGVFIVRDEVMVSTLEHLPNGKEIPRELYEVVATVFRILVLEREKKNN; via the coding sequence ATGAAAAAGAAAATGGTAGCCCTTGCCTACAACCCTAAAGAACAGATGGCACCAAAAGTTGTCGCCAAAGCAGAAGGGAATTTGGCAAATCATTTAGTTCGAATTGCAGAAGAGGCAGGCGTCTTCATTGTGAGGGATGAAGTGATGGTAAGTACACTAGAACATCTCCCCAATGGGAAAGAAATTCCGAGAGAATTGTATGAAGTGGTCGCAACTGTCTTTCGAATCCTGGTTTTAGAAAGAGAAAAGAAAAACAATTGA
- a CDS encoding ribonuclease HII encodes MPKDNSLKRQTYPNGILSLPSQNLNEGNLSSSDLKSPAEQKDPNSNPERSPFLFLDGNYKLKLSSPIEGYLSIPKGDDLVPSISAASILAKTYRDEYMEQMDRKYPGYGFAKHKGYGTEEHREALRKLGISPIHRLSFCDFLRREGSEPSLFSR; translated from the coding sequence TTGCCGAAGGATAATTCACTGAAGAGGCAGACGTATCCCAATGGAATTCTAAGTCTTCCTTCCCAAAACCTAAATGAAGGAAATCTATCCTCATCCGATCTCAAGTCCCCAGCCGAACAAAAAGATCCCAATTCAAATCCGGAACGAAGCCCCTTTCTTTTTTTGGATGGGAATTACAAACTAAAACTCTCAAGCCCCATCGAAGGGTATCTCTCCATTCCTAAGGGAGATGATTTAGTACCATCGATTTCTGCGGCTTCTATCCTTGCGAAAACCTACCGAGATGAATACATGGAACAGATGGATCGGAAATACCCTGGGTATGGTTTTGCCAAACACAAAGGGTATGGCACAGAAGAGCATAGGGAGGCACTCAGGAAACTCGGAATTTCTCCCATCCATCGGTTGAGTTTTTGTGATTTTCTCCGAAGGGAAGGGAGTGAGCCCTCTCTTTTCTCCCGTTAA
- the rplS gene encoding 50S ribosomal protein L19, which translates to MNQILETALAGEAKNELNFEIGDTVKVHYKIVESGKERVQVYEGVVISIANKSQSKTFTVRRVSYDIGVERIFPLHSPRIAKIELVRKGSVRRAKLFYLRDKKGKAGRIKERKGGQAIVAKDKKRQDEASKAAKAATAEAPSA; encoded by the coding sequence ATGAATCAGATTCTAGAAACAGCACTCGCAGGCGAAGCAAAGAACGAACTTAATTTCGAAATTGGTGATACTGTAAAAGTTCACTACAAAATCGTTGAATCTGGAAAAGAACGTGTTCAGGTTTACGAAGGTGTTGTGATCTCCATTGCGAACAAATCGCAAAGCAAAACTTTCACTGTAAGACGTGTTTCTTACGATATCGGAGTGGAACGAATTTTCCCACTCCATAGCCCAAGAATTGCAAAAATTGAACTCGTTCGGAAAGGATCTGTTCGTCGTGCAAAACTCTTTTATCTCCGTGATAAAAAAGGAAAAGCAGGACGTATCAAAGAAAGAAAAGGCGGACAAGCAATTGTTGCCAAAGACAAAAAGAGACAGGACGAAGCTTCTAAGGCAGCGAAAGCAGCCACAGCAGAAGCACCTAGCGCATAA
- the trmD gene encoding tRNA (guanosine(37)-N1)-methyltransferase TrmD, producing the protein MRFNFITLFPEKITSYFDTGIPGKAVKQGVVEINTVHLRDFADNKHQKVDDTIYGGGPGMLLQVGPIYRALESLGEKKGKVILLSPSGELFNQTLAREIFESSDTFTLISGYYEGVDHRVTEHLIDREVAIGNYVISSGDLAALVVADCLSRFVPGFLGKEESLLEESHNETEELEYPQYTKPYDFMGWTVPDVLLGGHHEEIRKWRQKNRKTRNHS; encoded by the coding sequence TTGAGGTTTAATTTCATCACCCTTTTCCCAGAAAAAATCACTTCTTATTTTGATACAGGGATCCCTGGTAAAGCCGTCAAACAAGGGGTTGTGGAAATCAACACCGTGCACTTACGAGACTTTGCCGACAACAAACACCAGAAGGTAGACGATACCATTTACGGTGGTGGTCCAGGCATGTTATTGCAGGTGGGACCCATTTACCGCGCTCTCGAATCATTGGGTGAGAAAAAAGGGAAGGTCATTTTGCTTAGCCCTTCGGGGGAACTATTCAACCAAACCTTGGCTCGTGAAATTTTTGAATCATCTGATACCTTTACCTTGATTTCGGGGTATTATGAAGGGGTCGACCATCGTGTCACGGAGCATTTAATTGACAGGGAAGTGGCCATTGGAAACTATGTTATTTCATCGGGGGATTTAGCTGCTCTCGTTGTGGCAGATTGCCTGTCTCGGTTTGTACCGGGGTTTTTGGGGAAGGAAGAAAGCCTTCTCGAAGAATCACACAACGAAACGGAAGAATTAGAATACCCCCAGTATACAAAACCCTATGATTTTATGGGTTGGACTGTTCCTGACGTGCTCCTCGGTGGACATCATGAAGAGATCCGGAAATGGCGGCAAAAAAACCGCAAAACAAGAAATCATTCTTAG
- the rimM gene encoding ribosome maturation factor RimM (Essential for efficient processing of 16S rRNA), whose protein sequence is MSTKPSLVKVGVFGSSHGIKGSIKVFTEGETLSSLKAPTTCTVQDTLGKTSTIEIELIKPNGNHYLVKIKGYDTPETVVKYRGFSLLWKKEDLPKPNDGEIYTEDLIGLETISKDTKTPLGYKVTDVIDNPAHPILECKPISGEGETILVPFLNRFVGDWNLDTKTLEMIQWEQWFEV, encoded by the coding sequence TTGTCGACTAAACCAAGTTTAGTGAAAGTGGGGGTCTTTGGATCCTCACATGGAATCAAAGGGTCCATCAAAGTTTTCACAGAAGGGGAAACACTGAGTTCTCTGAAAGCTCCTACCACCTGCACTGTCCAAGACACTCTAGGCAAAACTTCAACGATTGAAATTGAATTGATCAAACCCAATGGGAATCATTATCTCGTAAAGATCAAAGGGTATGACACTCCAGAAACGGTGGTGAAGTATCGAGGATTCTCCTTGCTTTGGAAAAAGGAAGACCTTCCGAAACCAAACGATGGGGAAATTTATACAGAAGACTTAATTGGTCTCGAAACCATCTCCAAAGATACCAAAACACCACTCGGTTACAAAGTCACTGACGTCATCGATAACCCAGCTCATCCTATCTTAGAATGTAAACCCATCTCAGGCGAAGGGGAAACCATCCTAGTTCCCTTTCTCAATCGATTTGTGGGGGATTGGAATTTAGATACAAAAACACTTGAAATGATCCAATGGGAGCAGTGGTTTGAGGTTTAA
- a CDS encoding KH domain-containing protein produces the protein MDSLVRYIVTSLVDQPDQVAVNQVPGEEETVIELRVAPKDLGKVIGKNGRIAKSLRTVLQAAGTKQGKNYTLEIVD, from the coding sequence ATGGATTCCTTAGTTCGTTATATCGTGACATCTCTCGTTGACCAACCAGACCAGGTAGCGGTCAACCAAGTACCCGGAGAGGAAGAAACTGTGATCGAACTTCGGGTGGCTCCAAAAGACCTCGGGAAGGTGATCGGAAAAAACGGACGGATTGCAAAATCTCTTCGTACGGTGTTACAAGCCGCGGGAACCAAACAAGGCAAAAACTATACTTTAGAAATTGTCGACTAA
- the rpsP gene encoding 30S ribosomal protein S16: protein MVKLRLQRTGTKADPHYRIVAADIRAPRDGKFIEAIGHFHPTASAVKKATFNEEKTLSWLKKGAQPTETVLALLKKDDVWSKFKG, encoded by the coding sequence TTGGTTAAATTAAGATTACAAAGAACGGGAACAAAAGCAGACCCGCATTATCGCATTGTTGCAGCAGACATTCGTGCACCACGAGATGGAAAATTCATCGAAGCGATTGGTCACTTTCACCCAACTGCTTCTGCTGTTAAAAAAGCGACTTTCAACGAAGAAAAAACTCTTTCTTGGTTAAAAAAAGGCGCACAACCAACTGAGACTGTACTCGCTCTTTTGAAAAAAGACGACGTTTGGTCAAAATTCAAAGGTTAG